From Larus michahellis chromosome 8, bLarMic1.1, whole genome shotgun sequence, one genomic window encodes:
- the RADIL gene encoding ras-associating and dilute domain-containing protein isoform X1, which yields MEGEKAREKDGKLCPMTTSRTMFYGSSSTMAPPSKNRLKRQSRIFSQVLYRTLSYKDRSSTSASPAAGEDDPAELSTQLSAPGVLKIFGGNICAGTNYKSVLATGSSGARELVKEALERYGLSQLSAGQYALCDVIGKFEGPEKRWQTEGLRVLGDHEKPLLIQDLWKPREGFSRRLELRKRAEVEELAAKDVDTTTAGINAQARKLQRHRARGARRAPAGAERRGPPPPLLRRSLSETSLGCPVRRAGSGAGSGAGSGEGLQRHCSTLPGSPAAARSGGSMRYSLYQSPHLLLLQGYSQQHDSLVYLLNREQHTVGQRTQASRPSISLSAPDILPLHCTIRKLRPSRHRSEEKLVLEPIAGAGISVNFAEVARTVVLRHGDLLSLGLYYLLLYKDPMKAQPLPAQTLLRLRALHPAVPEGPPVCGACGSLLKERDPATKKQGPSPAGGPRAPRRKLLLEFEPAAEDVLLRRIMTLIEPGGDDHKLTPAFLLCLCIQHSATSFEPGDFGQLLLKVAKMIQRTVWERTRELAEKQSQHQDPATLSCFSITDLLPDLQHILFWMANAIEVLYFIQQKSPTYIQSMEEELDVRGSKESLFSSTITASEEAMTVLEEVVMYTFQQCVYYISKCLYVSLPALLECNPFQNECRESWRASPPLPEELRRVVLIYQAALDLLRQHEVHPEITSQMFAYLFFFSNTLLFNQLLDKGSSLGCFHWSQGVKLRASVRLLLEWLRGAGFEQLAQQFFAKLVSVANLLAMPGSQLVQMTWPSLRAEFPALSPAQLHRVLSQCQAVMDMGCIAAWQPGEEETPAAFQPDEMLESFDNHPPIILPSGGFKVDLEVETLDDNIYRHLLYIRHFLWSLQSKSPHAGEGPGSAPPKKEACATPEALEVSESPAAALGSIITQEDFCSLGGCAEPEAEGAPQLCLATNGCPCEPPAGEPQLQEKLKQLQLGRGPAPKAGTAPTDPSCLLTPPTTPLNFDSGSPESPQGTGKGLQDPRRNGMNGTKGSTPEGCSPTPYDYPTPESSSRSSATDDFCYVFVVELERGPIGLGMGLIDGLHTPLCSPGIYIRTLIEDSPAAADGRLSIGDRILAVNGTSLIGADYQSAVDLIRSGGKKLRFLVAKSDMEIAKKISSSSSSS from the exons atggaaggagaaaaggcaCGTGAGAAGGATGGCAAG ctgtgccccatgACGACCTCACGCACGATGTTTTATGGGTCCTCCTCCACCATGGCTCCACCATCCAAGAACCGGCTGAAGCGCCAGAGCCGAATTTTCTCCCAAGTCTTGTACCGGACGTTGAGCTACAAGGACCGGAGCTCGACCTCCGCTTCCCCGGCAGCTGGTGAGGATGACCCAGCCGagctctccacccagctctcggCCCCTGGTGTCCTGAAGATCTTCGGGGGCAACATCTGCGCGGGCACCAACTACAAGAGCGTGTTGGCGACGGGCAGCTCGGGCGCGCGGGAGCTGGTGAAGGAGGCCCTGGAGCGCTACGGGCTGAGCCAGCTCAGCGCCGGGCAGTACGCCCTGTGCGATGTCATCGGGAAGTTCGAGGGCCCCGAGAAACGGTGGCAGACGGAGGGCCTGAGGGTCCTGGGTGACCATGAGAAGCCGCTGCTCATTCAGGACCTTTGGAAGCCCAGGGAGGGCTTCTCGCGGCGGCTGGAGCTGCGCAAGAGGGCAGAGgtggaggagctggcagccaaGGATGTGGACACCACCACCGCAG GCATCAACGCCCAAGCGCGGAAGCTGCAGCGGCACCGGGCGCGGGGGGCCCGGCGGGCGCCGGCGGGGGCTGAGCGCCGcggtccccccccgccgctcctGCGGCGCAGCCTCAGCGAGACCAGCCTGGGCTGCCCGGTTCGgcgggccggcagcggggccggcagcggggccggcagcggggaaGGGCTCCAGCGGCACTGTTCCACCCTGCccgggagcccggcggcggcgcggagcggcggcagCATGCGGTACTCCCTCTACCAGTCCCCgcacctcctgctcctgcagggcTACAGCCAGCAGCAT GACAGCTTGGTTTACCTGCTGAACCGCGAGCAGCACACGGTGGGCCAGAGGACGCAGGCGAGCAGGCCCAGCATCAGCCTGTCGGCCCCCGACATCTTACCCCTGCACTGCACCATCAGGAAGCTCCGACCTTCCCGGCATCGCTCGGAGGAGAAGCTGGTGCTGGAGCCCATCGCCGGCGCTGGCATCTCCGTCAACTTTGCCGAGGTGGCCCGGACGGTCGTGCTGCGGCACGGGGACCTCCTCTCCCTCGGTCTCTACTACCTGCTCCTCTACAAGGACCCCATGAAGGCGCAGCCGCTGCCGGCGCAGACCCTGCTGAGGCTGCGAGCCCTGCACCCCGCCGTCCCCGAGGGCCCCCCCGTCTGCGGGGCGTGCGGCAGCCTGCTGAAGGAGAGGGACCCTGCCACCAAAAAGCAAGGCCCCTCGCCCGCCGGCGGCCCCAGGGCGCCCCGCAGAAAGCTGCTGCTGGAGTTCGAGCCGGCAGCCGAGGACGTGCTCCTGCGGCGCATCATGACCCTGATCGAGCCGGGGGGGGACGACCACAAGCTGACACCCGccttcctgctctgcctctgcatCCAGCACTCGGCCACCAGCTTCGAGCCGGGCGACTTCGGGCAGCTGCTGCTCAAAGTGGCCAAAATGATCCAGAGGACGGTGTGG GAGCGGACCCGGGAGCTGGCTGAGAAGCAGTCCCAGCA CCAGGACCCCGCCACCCTGTCCTGCTTCTCCATCACAGACCTTCTCCCGGACCTGCAGCACATCCTCTTCTGGATGGCCAACGCCATCGAGGTCCTCTACTTCATCCAGCAGAAGTCGCCCACCTACATCCAGAGCATGGAGGAGGAGCTGGATGTCAGAG GCTCCAAGGAGTCCCTGTTCTCCTCGACCATCACAGCCAGCGAGGAGGCGATGacggtgctggaggaggtggtcATGTACACCTTCCAGCAGTGCGTCTACTACATCTCCAAG TGTCTGTACGTGtcgctccctgccctgctggagTGCAACCCCTTCCAGAATGAGTGCCGGGAGAGCTGGCGGGCGTCCCCCCCGCTGCCCGAGGAGCTCCGCAGGGTCGTGCTCATCTACCAGGCGGCGCTGGACCTGCTCCGCCAGCACGAAGTGCACCCGGAGATCACCTCCCAGATGTTTGCCTACCTCTTCTTCTTCTCCAACACCCTGCTCTTCAACCAGCTCCTGGACAAGG GCTCCTCTCTCGGCTGCTTCCACTGGTCGCAGGGGGTGAAGCTGCGGGCCAGCGTGCGGCTGCTCCTGGAGTGGCTGCGCGGCGCCGGCTTCGAGCAGCTGGCCCAGCAGTTCTTCGCCAAACTCGTCAGCGTGgccaacctgctggccatgcccGGCTCCCAGCTGGTCCAG ATGACCTGGCCGTCCCTGCGAGCCGAGTTCCCGGCGCTGAGCCCCGCGCAGCTCCACCGGGTGCTGAGCCAGTGCCAGGCGGTGATGGACATGGGCTGCATCGCAGCGTGGCAGCCCGGCGAGGAGGAGACCCCCGCCGCCTTCCAGCCCG ATGAGATGTTGGAGTCCTTCGACAACCACCCCCCCATCATCCTGCCCAGCGGGGGCTTCAAAGTGGACCTGGAGGTGGAGACGTTGGATGACAACATCTACCGGCACCTCCTTTACATCCGCCACTTCCTCTGGAGCCTGCAGAGCAAGAGCCCCCACGCCGGCGAGGGGCCGGGCTCAGCACCCCCAAAG aAAGAGGCATGTGCAACGCCAGAAGCCTTGGAGGTGAGCGAGAGCCCGGCCGCTGCCCTGGGGAGCATCATCACCCAGGAGGACTTCTGCTCCCTGGGGGGCTGCGCCGAGCCGGAGGCAGAGGGGGCTCCCCAGCTCTGCTTGGCCACCAACGGCTGCCCCTGCGAGCCCCCCGCCGGCGAGCCCCAGCTCCAGGAGAAGCTcaagcagctgcagctgggcaggggtCCGGCCCCCAAGGCCGGCACGGCGCCCACAGACCCCTCCTGTCTGCTGACACCCCCCACCACGCCCCTGAACTTTGACTCCGGGAGCCCAGAGTCCCCGCAAGGCACCGGCAAGGGGCTGCAGGACCCCCGGAGGAACGGGATGAACGGCACCAAAGGCAGCACCCCCGAAG GATGCTCACCGACCCCCTACGACTACCCCACGCCAGAGTCTTCCAGCCGCAGCTCTGCCACTGATGACTTCTGCTACGTCTTCGTGGTGGAGCTGGAGAGAGGACCCATcgggctggggatggggctgaTCGACGGCTTG CAcactcctctctgctcccccGGGATCTACATCCGCACCCTGATCGAGGACAGCCCGGCGGCTGCCGACGGCAGGCTCTCCATCGGGGACCGCATCCTGGCTGTCAATGGCACCAGTCTCATCGGGGCAGACTACCAAAG CGCGGTGGACCTCATCCGCTCCGGAGGGAAGAAGCTGCGGTTTCTGGTTGCCAAGTCGGACATGGAAATAGCCAAAAAAATCAGttccagctcctcttcctcctag
- the MMD2 gene encoding monocyte to macrophage differentiation factor 2 encodes MFASRLLDFQKTRYARFMNHRVPSNCRYQPTEYEHAANCATHAFWILPSILGSSILYILSDDQWETISAWIYGLGLSSLFIVSTIFHTISWKKRHLRTVEHCLHMFDRMVIYFFIAASYAPWLNLRELGPWASHMRWIIWIMASIGTVYVFFFHERYKLVELVCYVIMGFFPALVILSMPNRDGLPELVAGGLSYCLGMVFFKSDGRIPFAHAIWHLFVAIGAGIHYYAIWRYLYRPGTLEAKTSR; translated from the exons GTTTATGAATCACCGTGTCCCGTCCAACTGCAGGTACCAGCCGACGGAGTACGAGCACGCGGCAAACTGTGCCACCCACGCA TTCTGGATCCTTCCCAGCATCCTTGGCAGCTCCATCCTCTACATCCTCTCCGACGACCAGTGGGAAACCATCTCAGCCTGGATCTATGGCTTGGGCTTGTCCAGCCTCTTCATCGTCTCCACCATCTTCCACACCATCTCCTGGAAGAAGAGGCACCTCAG GACTGTGGAGCACTGCTTGCACATGTTCGACAGGATGGTGATCTACTTCTTCATCGCGGCATCATACGCTCCCTG GCTGAACCTGCGGGAGTTGGGTCCCTGGGCCTCCCACATGCGCTGGATCATCTGGATCATGGCATCCATCGGGACCGtgtatgttttcttcttccatgaaCG GTACAAGCTGGTGGAGCTGGTGTGCTACGTTATCATGGGCTTCTTCCCTGCCTTGGTCATTCTCTCCATG CCCAACAGGGATGGCCTCCCAGAGCTGGTGGCCGGTGGACTCTCGTACTGCCTGGGCATGGTCTTCTTCAAAAGCGACGGCCGCATCCCCTTCGCCCATGCCATCTGGCACCTCTTCGTGGCCATCGGAGCTGGCATCCACTACTATGCCATTTGGAGGTACCTCTACCGGCCCGGCACACTGGAGGCTAAAACGTCTCGGTAG
- the RADIL gene encoding ras-associating and dilute domain-containing protein isoform X2 encodes MEGEKAREKDGKLCPMTTSRTMFYGSSSTMAPPSKNRLKRQSRIFSQVLYRTLSYKDRSSTSASPAAGEDDPAELSTQLSAPGVLKIFGGNICAGTNYKSVLATGSSGARELVKEALERYGLSQLSAGQYALCDVIGKFEGPEKRWQTEGLRVLGDHEKPLLIQDLWKPREGFSRRLELRKRAEVEELAAKDVDTTTAGINAQARKLQRHRARGARRAPAGAERRGPPPPLLRRSLSETSLGCPVRRAGSGAGSGAGSGEGLQRHCSTLPGSPAAARSGGSMRYSLYQSPHLLLLQGYSQQHDSLVYLLNREQHTVGQRTQASRPSISLSAPDILPLHCTIRKLRPSRHRSEEKLVLEPIAGAGISVNFAEVARTVVLRHGDLLSLGLYYLLLYKDPMKAQPLPAQTLLRLRALHPAVPEGPPVCGACGSLLKERDPATKKQGPSPAGGPRAPRRKLLLEFEPAAEDVLLRRIMTLIEPGGDDHKLTPAFLLCLCIQHSATSFEPGDFGQLLLKVAKMIQRTERTRELAEKQSQHQDPATLSCFSITDLLPDLQHILFWMANAIEVLYFIQQKSPTYIQSMEEELDVRGSKESLFSSTITASEEAMTVLEEVVMYTFQQCVYYISKCLYVSLPALLECNPFQNECRESWRASPPLPEELRRVVLIYQAALDLLRQHEVHPEITSQMFAYLFFFSNTLLFNQLLDKGSSLGCFHWSQGVKLRASVRLLLEWLRGAGFEQLAQQFFAKLVSVANLLAMPGSQLVQMTWPSLRAEFPALSPAQLHRVLSQCQAVMDMGCIAAWQPGEEETPAAFQPDEMLESFDNHPPIILPSGGFKVDLEVETLDDNIYRHLLYIRHFLWSLQSKSPHAGEGPGSAPPKKEACATPEALEVSESPAAALGSIITQEDFCSLGGCAEPEAEGAPQLCLATNGCPCEPPAGEPQLQEKLKQLQLGRGPAPKAGTAPTDPSCLLTPPTTPLNFDSGSPESPQGTGKGLQDPRRNGMNGTKGSTPEGCSPTPYDYPTPESSSRSSATDDFCYVFVVELERGPIGLGMGLIDGLHTPLCSPGIYIRTLIEDSPAAADGRLSIGDRILAVNGTSLIGADYQSAVDLIRSGGKKLRFLVAKSDMEIAKKISSSSSSS; translated from the exons atggaaggagaaaaggcaCGTGAGAAGGATGGCAAG ctgtgccccatgACGACCTCACGCACGATGTTTTATGGGTCCTCCTCCACCATGGCTCCACCATCCAAGAACCGGCTGAAGCGCCAGAGCCGAATTTTCTCCCAAGTCTTGTACCGGACGTTGAGCTACAAGGACCGGAGCTCGACCTCCGCTTCCCCGGCAGCTGGTGAGGATGACCCAGCCGagctctccacccagctctcggCCCCTGGTGTCCTGAAGATCTTCGGGGGCAACATCTGCGCGGGCACCAACTACAAGAGCGTGTTGGCGACGGGCAGCTCGGGCGCGCGGGAGCTGGTGAAGGAGGCCCTGGAGCGCTACGGGCTGAGCCAGCTCAGCGCCGGGCAGTACGCCCTGTGCGATGTCATCGGGAAGTTCGAGGGCCCCGAGAAACGGTGGCAGACGGAGGGCCTGAGGGTCCTGGGTGACCATGAGAAGCCGCTGCTCATTCAGGACCTTTGGAAGCCCAGGGAGGGCTTCTCGCGGCGGCTGGAGCTGCGCAAGAGGGCAGAGgtggaggagctggcagccaaGGATGTGGACACCACCACCGCAG GCATCAACGCCCAAGCGCGGAAGCTGCAGCGGCACCGGGCGCGGGGGGCCCGGCGGGCGCCGGCGGGGGCTGAGCGCCGcggtccccccccgccgctcctGCGGCGCAGCCTCAGCGAGACCAGCCTGGGCTGCCCGGTTCGgcgggccggcagcggggccggcagcggggccggcagcggggaaGGGCTCCAGCGGCACTGTTCCACCCTGCccgggagcccggcggcggcgcggagcggcggcagCATGCGGTACTCCCTCTACCAGTCCCCgcacctcctgctcctgcagggcTACAGCCAGCAGCAT GACAGCTTGGTTTACCTGCTGAACCGCGAGCAGCACACGGTGGGCCAGAGGACGCAGGCGAGCAGGCCCAGCATCAGCCTGTCGGCCCCCGACATCTTACCCCTGCACTGCACCATCAGGAAGCTCCGACCTTCCCGGCATCGCTCGGAGGAGAAGCTGGTGCTGGAGCCCATCGCCGGCGCTGGCATCTCCGTCAACTTTGCCGAGGTGGCCCGGACGGTCGTGCTGCGGCACGGGGACCTCCTCTCCCTCGGTCTCTACTACCTGCTCCTCTACAAGGACCCCATGAAGGCGCAGCCGCTGCCGGCGCAGACCCTGCTGAGGCTGCGAGCCCTGCACCCCGCCGTCCCCGAGGGCCCCCCCGTCTGCGGGGCGTGCGGCAGCCTGCTGAAGGAGAGGGACCCTGCCACCAAAAAGCAAGGCCCCTCGCCCGCCGGCGGCCCCAGGGCGCCCCGCAGAAAGCTGCTGCTGGAGTTCGAGCCGGCAGCCGAGGACGTGCTCCTGCGGCGCATCATGACCCTGATCGAGCCGGGGGGGGACGACCACAAGCTGACACCCGccttcctgctctgcctctgcatCCAGCACTCGGCCACCAGCTTCGAGCCGGGCGACTTCGGGCAGCTGCTGCTCAAAGTGGCCAAAATGATCCAGAGGACG GAGCGGACCCGGGAGCTGGCTGAGAAGCAGTCCCAGCA CCAGGACCCCGCCACCCTGTCCTGCTTCTCCATCACAGACCTTCTCCCGGACCTGCAGCACATCCTCTTCTGGATGGCCAACGCCATCGAGGTCCTCTACTTCATCCAGCAGAAGTCGCCCACCTACATCCAGAGCATGGAGGAGGAGCTGGATGTCAGAG GCTCCAAGGAGTCCCTGTTCTCCTCGACCATCACAGCCAGCGAGGAGGCGATGacggtgctggaggaggtggtcATGTACACCTTCCAGCAGTGCGTCTACTACATCTCCAAG TGTCTGTACGTGtcgctccctgccctgctggagTGCAACCCCTTCCAGAATGAGTGCCGGGAGAGCTGGCGGGCGTCCCCCCCGCTGCCCGAGGAGCTCCGCAGGGTCGTGCTCATCTACCAGGCGGCGCTGGACCTGCTCCGCCAGCACGAAGTGCACCCGGAGATCACCTCCCAGATGTTTGCCTACCTCTTCTTCTTCTCCAACACCCTGCTCTTCAACCAGCTCCTGGACAAGG GCTCCTCTCTCGGCTGCTTCCACTGGTCGCAGGGGGTGAAGCTGCGGGCCAGCGTGCGGCTGCTCCTGGAGTGGCTGCGCGGCGCCGGCTTCGAGCAGCTGGCCCAGCAGTTCTTCGCCAAACTCGTCAGCGTGgccaacctgctggccatgcccGGCTCCCAGCTGGTCCAG ATGACCTGGCCGTCCCTGCGAGCCGAGTTCCCGGCGCTGAGCCCCGCGCAGCTCCACCGGGTGCTGAGCCAGTGCCAGGCGGTGATGGACATGGGCTGCATCGCAGCGTGGCAGCCCGGCGAGGAGGAGACCCCCGCCGCCTTCCAGCCCG ATGAGATGTTGGAGTCCTTCGACAACCACCCCCCCATCATCCTGCCCAGCGGGGGCTTCAAAGTGGACCTGGAGGTGGAGACGTTGGATGACAACATCTACCGGCACCTCCTTTACATCCGCCACTTCCTCTGGAGCCTGCAGAGCAAGAGCCCCCACGCCGGCGAGGGGCCGGGCTCAGCACCCCCAAAG aAAGAGGCATGTGCAACGCCAGAAGCCTTGGAGGTGAGCGAGAGCCCGGCCGCTGCCCTGGGGAGCATCATCACCCAGGAGGACTTCTGCTCCCTGGGGGGCTGCGCCGAGCCGGAGGCAGAGGGGGCTCCCCAGCTCTGCTTGGCCACCAACGGCTGCCCCTGCGAGCCCCCCGCCGGCGAGCCCCAGCTCCAGGAGAAGCTcaagcagctgcagctgggcaggggtCCGGCCCCCAAGGCCGGCACGGCGCCCACAGACCCCTCCTGTCTGCTGACACCCCCCACCACGCCCCTGAACTTTGACTCCGGGAGCCCAGAGTCCCCGCAAGGCACCGGCAAGGGGCTGCAGGACCCCCGGAGGAACGGGATGAACGGCACCAAAGGCAGCACCCCCGAAG GATGCTCACCGACCCCCTACGACTACCCCACGCCAGAGTCTTCCAGCCGCAGCTCTGCCACTGATGACTTCTGCTACGTCTTCGTGGTGGAGCTGGAGAGAGGACCCATcgggctggggatggggctgaTCGACGGCTTG CAcactcctctctgctcccccGGGATCTACATCCGCACCCTGATCGAGGACAGCCCGGCGGCTGCCGACGGCAGGCTCTCCATCGGGGACCGCATCCTGGCTGTCAATGGCACCAGTCTCATCGGGGCAGACTACCAAAG CGCGGTGGACCTCATCCGCTCCGGAGGGAAGAAGCTGCGGTTTCTGGTTGCCAAGTCGGACATGGAAATAGCCAAAAAAATCAGttccagctcctcttcctcctag